A window of Tachypleus tridentatus isolate NWPU-2018 chromosome 7, ASM421037v1, whole genome shotgun sequence genomic DNA:
TGTTATGCCGCCAGTGGGCGATCGTTATAAATACcagttttctaatttattttttttttctggttattgTTCTTGTAGTTGCAACGAGCGTTTTAATAAATAGACACAAAATGCTTTATCCAATTTAGGATATGCCTCCTTTCGCTGTTCAATGTCATGAGcacctaaaaataaaacatgtctgCATACCAAAGACGTAGCAGTCTCGCAGTTTATATTTGTTGCAAATCATCTTTTTGTTACCTGCACTATTTGTGCAACTCTTCAAGGACATCCAGGGAGTGATAACCTCCGTAATGTTCTTCGAGATTTCTTATTGGACAACAGAATTTTCCCTATGGCACAGCTCGTCTCTaggttgtataaatatattattttctaagtatatatatatgtgtattctgGTCCTGGTATCGTTGTGGAAGACAAGTCAGTGCTGTTTTCGAAGATATGGCTTCCTTGTTAACCAAACTACTTTACATGTTTGCTCTAATAGCATTAGACGCTTATGTAGTAGAACTCGTAGCACCTTCTGAAAATTGTGGACAGAAGCACAATGTTCAGGCCTTCTTTCCATCATCATCTGGTTCCTCATTTCCTTACCTACAGTTGGAGGGCTCTTTACCACCGTTGCGTCATGCCACACTGTGTACATGGGCTAAAACCTGGAACCTTAATTCAACTGGCAGATTCATCTTCTCTTACTGTTATCCAGAAAAGGGAGGGGACAACGAATTTCTGGTAGGACTTTACAAAAAATCTGAAATAACTCCTGAACTGTCCATTCATGTTAGAGGAAAGAATGCTCGTGCTGTATGTCCAAAATTCACCGTTGGACATTGGCACCATTTGTGCTACGTCTGGACTGGAGTAGATGGACGAAGCGAAATGTTTGTGGATGGACAAAAGTGTTCCGACATTAAGGGAGAAGTAGCACCAGGCCTCGAGATCCGCACCGGTGGTACTGCAATCATTGGACAGGAACAAGATTCAGTTGGCGGAGGATTCTCAGGGGAACAGGCTTGGAATGGAGAAATAGCTGATCTGCAGCTCTGGGATGAGCCCCTAAGTCAAGCTCAGATTCAGATCATAAGGTGTAAAAGCCACCAAGCCGAAGGATCAGTATTCAGCTGGATGAAGAGCCCCATGGTGGCACATGGTGTC
This region includes:
- the LOC143254921 gene encoding C-reactive protein 1.4-like, whose protein sequence is MASLLTKLLYMFALIALDAYVVELVAPSENCGQKHNVQAFFPSSSGSSFPYLQLEGSLPPLRHATLCTWAKTWNLNSTGRFIFSYCYPEKGGDNEFLVGLYKKSEITPELSIHVRGKNARAVCPKFTVGHWHHLCYVWTGVDGRSEMFVDGQKCSDIKGEVAPGLEIRTGGTAIIGQEQDSVGGGFSGEQAWNGEIADLQLWDEPLSQAQIQIIRCKSHQAEGSVFSWMKSPMVAHGVVFSETNVCKLTNPFV